In Anopheles gambiae chromosome 2, idAnoGambNW_F1_1, whole genome shotgun sequence, a single window of DNA contains:
- the LOC1281744 gene encoding uncharacterized protein LOC1281744 has translation MGSAVRQNVLPLAAVLLVTALLLSHVLVRGDSSHGARGRGSPALIDSGIRAGSRLPVVPVAGAKVTKLRPVGKQRPAEEEDDDDDDDDDDDYFDFGLDDDDDDDDDDDEEEEEEEEDEEEEQLVPSAPVRPELPVETSTTRARLLSDAAFNKISETLGALNTVGRYIVNITKGQEASAITQVDPGTKETVPEALLTLTKTVLGQNITKSFEPLIKRVGTGGGEQETVSAVTSASLVIVSSSTPEPALATSTVESLAVAQRKEDNEVTLGGGVTETKITKVPASGAVSEQKKKKKKKKKNKVKRKDPAHQEVRTTTTSTTTRRPDPAPSNKIVESTKDIENRCRTPDGRPGRCEDLSTCPGLLLDLSHLRESLCFKSLFVPGVCCPITTTSTVLTTPRPPSRPQQSGGSLVLSPVAKPPATTTTTTTTTPTTKRPLVPVYTVSPGEEGSALLSATLKPIDNIVDPDDCGQQEYSSGRIVGGIEAPTGQWPWMAAIFLHGTKRTEFWCGGSLIGTKYILTAAHCTRDSRQRPFAARQFTVRLGDIDLSTDGEPSAPVTYKVTEVRAHPRFSRVGFYNDIALLVLDKPVRKSKYVIPVCLPGPNLPSKERLAGRRATVVGWGTTYYGGKESTKQQQATLPVWRNEDCNRAYFQPITDNFVCAGFSEGGVDACQGDSGGPLMMLVEARWTQVGVVSFGNKCGEPGYPGVYTRISEYMEWIRENTKK, from the exons ATGGGATCGGCGGTGCGGCAAAATGTGCTGCCACTCGCAGCGG TGTTGCTGGTGACAGCATTGCTCCTGTCCCACGTCCTGGTGCGGGGCGACTCTTCGCACGGCGCAAGGGGCCGGGGATCACCGGCCCTGATCGATTCCGGCATTCGAG CTGGGTCACGATTGCCGGTGGTTCCTGTTGCCGGAGCGAAGGTGACGAAGCTACGGCCGGTGGGCAAGCAGCGTCCCGCTGAAgaggaggacgatgatgacgatgacgacgatgacgatgattaCTTTGACTTTGGActggatgacgatgatgatgacgatgatgatgatgacgaggaggaggaggaggaggaggaggatgaagaAGAGGAGCAGCTGGTGCCCTCTGCTCCAGTAAGACCAGAACTTCCGGTGGAAACGAGCACCACCCGAGCGAGATTGCTGTCCGATGCGGCGTTTAACAAGATTTCCGAGACGCTCGGTGCGCTCAATACGGTCGGGCGGTACATTGTGAACATTACCAAGGGACAGGAAGCGAGTGCCATCACGCAGGTGGATCCGGGCACGAAGGAAACGGTCCCGGAAGCACTGCTCACCCTTACGAAGACGGTTCTCGGGCAAAACATCACCAAATCGTTCGAACCACTGATCAAGCGTGTGGGCACGGGTGGCGGAGAGCAGGAAACGGTCAGTGCGGTCACTTCCGCATCGCTGGTGATCGTGTCGTCCAGTACGCCGGAACCTGCCCTTGCAACGTCTACGGTGGAATCGCTCGCCGTGGCACAGCGGAAGGAAGACAACGAGGTGACGCTCGGAGGTGGCGTGACGGAGACTAAGATCACTAAGGTTCCGGCCAGTGGAGCAGTGTcggagcaaaagaagaaaaagaagaagaagaagaagaacaaggtCAAGCGCAAGGATCCGGCCCATCAGGAGGTTCGCACGACGACGACTAGCACCACGACGCGCAGACCGGACCCGGCCCCAAGCA ACAAGATCGTTGAATCGACAAAGGACATTGAAAACCGGTGCCGCACACCGGACGGTCGCCCGGGAAGGTGTGAAGATCTGAGCACCTGTCCGGGGTTGCTGCTCGATCTGAGCCATCTGCGCGAGTCACTCTGCTTCAAGAGTCTGTTTGTGCCGGGCGTTTGCTGTCCGATCACGACGACCAGCACTGTGCTGACGACACCACGGCCACCCTCTCGGCCCCAGCAATCCGGTGGCAGCTTAGTGCTCAGCCCGGTCGCTAAACCACCGGCCACGAccacaacaacgacgacgacgacgcccaCCACCAAACGGCCGCTGGTACCGGTGTACACCGTCTCTCCCGGCGAGGAGGGCAGCGCGTTATTGTCCGCCACGCTGAAACCGATCGACAACATCGTCGATCCGGACGACTGCGGTCAGCAGGAGTACTCGTCCGGCCGGATCGTCGGTGGCATCGAGGCTCCGACCGGCCAGTGGCCCTGGATGGCGGCCATCTTCCTGCACGGCACGAAGCGGACCGAGTTCTGGTGCGGTGGATCGCTGATCGGCACGAAGTACATCCTTACTGCGGCCCATTGTACGCGCGATTCGCGCCAGCGACCGTTTGCCGCCCGCCAGTTCACCGTCCGGCTGGGCGATATCGACCTGTCCACGGACGGGGAGCCGTCGGCACCGGTGACGTACAAGGTGACGGAGGTGCGGGCCCATCCGCGGTTTTCGCGCGTCGGTTTCTACAACGACATTGCGCTGCTCGTGCTGGACAAACCGGTTCGTAAGTCAAAGTACGTCATACCGGTGTGTCTACCGGGGCCGAATCTACCGTCCAAGGAGCGGCTAGCAG gacGTCGAGCAACGGTAGTCGGCTGGGGTACGACTTATTACGGCGGCAAGGAGTcgacgaagcagcagcaagcgaCCCTGCCCGTCTGGCGCAACGAGGACTGCAACCGGGCGTACTTCCAGCCCATCACGGACAACTTCGTGTGCGCCGGCTTCTCGGAGGGCGGCGTGGACGCGTGCCAGGGCGATTCGGGCGGTCCGCTGATGATGCTGGTCGAGGCGCGCTGGACGCAGGTCGGTGTCGTCTCGTTCGGCAACAAGTGCGGCGAACCGGGCTACCCGGGCGTGTACACGCGCATCAGCGAGTACATGGAGTGGATAAGGGAGAACACGAAAAAGTAA